The genomic stretch CTGTGAGGTTTGTGAATCACCAATTGAATTAAGATGCTAGACAGTCCCAACCTGATAGGGGCCTTCACGTTGCCTTTTATAATCACACTCTCCTCCGTCCCTaacctctggcaaccaccatgctgccttacatttctttttctttctttctttctctcgttctctctctctcttttttttttttttttttgcggtactgagatttgaactcagggccttcatcttgagccactccaccagcccttttttgtgatgggtttttcaaggtcttgtaaactatttacctggactgcTTGCAAACCACagaccttctgatctctgcctcctgagtgctaggattacaggtgtaggccACCAGTGCccatgtggtactggggtttgaactcagggcttcgtgcttgctgctcaggcattctaccacttgagccaaacctccagctcTGTCTTCCATTTCTGACATTTTGTCATTTCAGAAAATGTTAAGTGAATGGAGTCATTCAGTAATCTTTCGAGGCTGGCTTTTTCTGCTCAGAGTAATTAATTCCCTGGAGATTCATCTAAGTTGATGTATACATTGGTCGTTTTGTTGCTGCATAGTATTCCGTGATATATATGTACCACaggttataattttattttattaattgtgattttgttttgtgtggtactggacattgaatgcagggcctcatgcttactagccaagcattaccactgagctactctctagtgctttttatttttatttcaaaacaggGTTTAACTAAGTTActcagggtggccttgaattTTTGATcctcctcagcctcttgagtagctgggattatagtcatgtaccaccatgcccagcttcttttaaaaaagtgtgtgtgtgtgtgtgtgtgtgtgtgtgtgtgtgtgtgtgtgtgtgttagttactggggtttgaactcaggtccttgcctAGCCATAATCCcaaccctctttgctttagttattttcagatagggtctcatgctaaccagctttggaccatgatcctcctactcctgcctctcatgtagctaaAATTAtggacatgcaccaccatatccagctggttttcttggtaactttttgcccaggctagcctcgactgtaatcttcctatttccatttcccaaatagacagaattacaggtgtgagctaccataccTAGcccttaaaatttttgtttggttggttatactggcattgaactcaagattgtctcatgcttgctgggcaagtgctctgccacttgaaccactccttcagcccttctGACTACATTTTGATACCTCCTATCCAGCCttgctcctcctctcctccttcctcccctttctgTCTTCTAATGACGGTACTCTACTCTCTACCTCTGAAGTAAACTTTTTCAGTTTCCAGAAATGAATGAGAAGATGTAGTGGTTGTCTTTTTGTACCtgaattatttcacttagcataatgtcctctaaTTTCATCCATCTTGCCACCAGTGAAAGATTTCATTCTCTTATGACCTAACATTATCacctttttaaaatccattcatccaGCAGAGGGTACCTCAGTTGATTCTATGTTTGGGTATTGTAGATAGTGGTGCAGAAAACATGGAGTGCAGGTTTGACACACCAGTTTCATACACTCAGTAGTAGTATagctgagagaaagaaaaaaaaagccaaaacaaaataaataagtaaaaaatacccaacacaaaaaaagctggtggagtggtccaagagctagagctcctgcctagccagagtgaggccctgagttcaaacccctgaactgcccaaaaatgataaaagaaaaaaaaaaaaagaagcatccaGGCAGGTCCCTCGCTGTCATCATAGGAGACAGCTCCTTCCAGTGAGACAAAGTGTGGAGGTAGAGGACAGTGACATCAGTGACATGGATGATTCTGCATAGGTTTTGGGGGTCTTgtattgtgtgtgggggggagggagggggtgtatGTGTGGTGTTGTTAGTGCATATCTCACCTCCTTGCATTATGTACCTAGTTctcttagtttttattatttgtttgtttgtgggttttggcagtactagagtttgaactcagggctttgccttcTGTTCTAGAATCTTAAGTTTTTaaccaaaaagtttaaaaagtaaaaattggaaataagCTTATGAGCTTTTATGTGGTTTGTATAGCTCTACATTGTGTTTTAAGCTAAATATTACAAAAGAGTCAAAAAGTATTTTCATcattgtttttgggtttttagcAATATTTGGGTTgcactcaaggccttgtgcttgctaggctggcactctactgcttgaaccacgaCTCCAGGCCTCAAAAggtgttttttaattaaaatgttagaGCTGGTCACAGTGCTGCACACAGTCCCAGCCGCTTGGAAAGCTGAAGCAGGAGCATTCCTGGGTCATATAATGAAACTCCATCTCTAAAGGGGAAAGTATGTTAAGTAAAAACGATGCAGAAAGCTAAGGCTctttatgtataaattttatgtagtcctaAGTGTGCAGTGTTCATAAAGTCCAAAGCAGCGTATAGTCATGTCCTAGCCTATCGTTTTCACTCATCACTTACTGACTGCCCACACAACTGCCATCCTGCATCTACATTCATGGGAAGTACCCAAACAGATCTAAATCTTCTGCACAGTATTTTACTGTACTTTTTCCTGTGCTCAGCTATGTAAACAGCATTCTGTTACAGTTGCACACAGTATTCACAGTGACATGCTTTGTAGCCTGACAGCAACATAGCAATCCACATGGCCTAGGTGAGTGAGCAGCAGGTTTGTGAAGGTACACTCTGTGAAGCtcacaatgacaaaatcacctaAGGGGCACATTTCTCAAAATCTATCCTGAGTGTTACACAGTGAGTGACTGTATAAATCTTTCTAGTAAATGTGTATAGTAACTatctcatggttttattttccatttacaaaagactaatgatgttgaatagCTTGCAAGTGCTGTTGTCATCTGTATATCTTTTTTGAAGTATCCAAATCTTTTGCCCACTTAAAAAAACTGGCTGGTTGCTGGTGGCTTACGTCTctgatcctagttactcaggaggcagagatcaggaggattgtggttcgaagccagcctgggcaaatagttccttgagGCCCTGTGTTGagaatacccatcacaaaaaagagctggtggagtggctcaagatgtaagttctgagttcaagccccagtacccgccccccccccccaaaatttttttttcacttgcctagcatatgtaaggccctggatttgatccccagcattacttaaaagaaaaatctgtggttttgttttggtaaTTGAGTTGTGAAAACGTTATTTATGTGTTTTGCATATGAATTATTTTCAAGATGcatgtaattttgtttgttttctcccaTTTCATCGCTTGCCTTTAAGTGGAACTCAACTCCTAATAATCTGCTGTTGCCCTATGTGTCAGTCTTTTCACCAGTACAAGTGGTCTTTTTGGggggtactggtgtttgaactcaggtcttcaagcttgctaggctggtgctctaccacttgagccaggcccctagCCCTGTACAAGTGATTTTGATCACTGACTTACAGTAAGTTCTAAAATCAGATAGCATAAGTcctaactttgtttttcttattaatattGCTGTAACAAATCTAGGTCTCTTGAATTTCCATGTGAACTTTTACATTAGTTTCTACAAAAAGCCTTCTAGGATTGGTTAGGATTATGTTAAATTCGTAAATCAATTTGGGAAGAATTGACATCTTAATGATCCTTAATTTAGTGAATTAAGTGAATTTAGTGAATATCtatgtttttagttctttagttCTGAGTTCTTTAGGTTTCAGGTTTAGGTCTTGTATGTTAATCCTAAATAATTTATGGCTTTGGTTTCTGCTATAAATgacttttatatataataaaattttctaattGGTTGCTGCTATCAAGTAAAAATACAGTTGACTCAGAAAACTAACCTTGCAAAGAAGCAACaaccactgaataaatgggcaaatgaactgaacaggctATTctcaaaagatatacaaatggccaataaatacatgaagaaattctcaacatccttggccttaaaggaagtgcaaatcaaaatgacattgagatttcacctcactcccgTCCAAACGGCTACCATGAGTAATAcccaataacaaatgctggtgaggatgtgggggaaaaggaagactTCTACACTGTTCATAGAGATATAAATTAGTACGACTGCTTTGAaagacagtatggaggttcctcaaaaaaactaaaaatagaactaccgaatgatccagccataccactcctgggcatatacccgaAGGAATATGTGTCAAGATATGATTAGAgctatttgcacacccatgtttattacagcactattctcaagagccaagctttggaaacagcccagatgttccacaactgatgaatgaattaagaaaatacgGTAtatggggctggcagaatggctgaagtggtagagtgcctgcctaggaagtatgaagccctgagttcaaaccccagtaccaccctcccacccctataattttaaaaatacaatttgagTGTGTTAATAATTACCCTTATGTCCTCTGGCATTGCTAATTCCCTTATTTCTGGTTGTTTTGTATATTCCTTAGGATTTTCAGTGTAAACATCTACAGATAGAGACAGCTTTATGTCTGCCTGAACTTTATGCTCCTTACATTTTTCTTAGTgcaattttttgtttgcttatttcttttgttttttttttttggagataggatctcacagtgtagcccatgctgaccttgagctcaagatcctactgcctcagccctctaggattataggtgtacagtGTTCTAAGAGAAGACATTCAGTATTTCACTACTAAGCATGGTGTTAGCTGTTGGGTTTTTGTAGATGTCCTGTATGACTCTGAGGAAGCAGCCCTTCGATTCCCAATTTGCTGAAAAATTTCTTAATCATGAATtgatgctgaattttaccaaaatcTGATTAATCTGTTGACATGATTTCATAGTTTGTCTCATTCTATTAATACAGTGAAGCACATtgatttgttttgaaaatttaCTTGATCATAGTGTATGTAACTTTGTCCTATAGTTTACTAAGGATTTTTACATGTGTGTTTAtcagggatttttgtttttgtttgttttggtaatgTCTTTGTCAGGTCTTAGTGTCATGGTTATGCTGGCCTCCAAAACCAAATTGGAAAAgtttccctcctcttttcttttctttttttttttttgaaagtgttTTTCTGAGATTGATGCTATTCTTTAATATTTAGTAGAAAAATTGTGTAGACCTGAATGttcattttctgtcttcctccctccttctctctttctcgtGCTCTCAACAACATCATTCTTATATAACcatgtgtgtgttttctcacATACCACGTGAGGAGTCAGTGCTGCAGTCAACACCAGCTGGGTGTCCTGCAGTAGGATTTGGTTCTGGTCTCACAGGTGGAGGGCTCGGTCCCTAACAGTGCCAATCCCAAGCCCTAGTTTGTTTTCCCTGTGCTTCTGACCACCTGACTATAAGTCAAGATTTCTGCAGCCCCTGCACTTACATTTACCAGCTCCCTACAAAGGATatatgttttttttggggggaatggtgctatgatttgaattcaagtcctcatgcttgccaggcaggcactctaccacttgagcctctccatcagCCCTGGTCCCAGTTTTTATGGAGGCTTCATCCCATCAGCATGAATGACTGGTTAAATCATTGACCATTGGCAGTGACCTCAGTACTGTGCACTTTCTCTCCGTGGTTCCAGTCTCTGAAAGCCTCGGCTGACTCCCCCTGGCAACCAGCCTCCCATCCGGTAGTCACCTACTTCACATGAGTTTCAGTGTGTGAGAAAGGGCTTGTAAATCACAGGGCTGTAGGAGTTGCTTCAGGAATGAAGACATAAGGCAAACACTTGAAGAAAGGATAACTCTGCTGTAGTCGTGGAGGGAATGGCAAGGGCCCAGAGAATTGCACCCAGGAGGCAAGTGTTCTCCCGCTGGGGGCTGGGGGCTCACATGGTGGTGCACCTACCTCCCAAGCTTGAGGAGAAAACAATCAGTTCTCTCCATTGGGCCGCATCCCCAGccctcaattttttatttttcgtGGTACTGAGaccctataccttgagccactccaccagccttcttttgaaaaggggttttttcaagatagggtctcacaaactatttgcttgggctggcttcgaaccttaatcctgctgatctttgcctcctgagtagctaggattataggcgtgagccaccagtgcccggcagagccctcaattttgttttttttttttttttcaaaatgttttcagagAACTAATTTGATGTTAAGTTTCTCTGTtggttgtttctgttttgttaaattttgttctttgtcaGTCAATTTAAAAAGACTTTATTTGCAGCCTTAGGAACTGCAATTCAAGAAACAGATTCAGATAGTTCTTTCTAAATCAGCTCTAATCCCCTGAATACAGGGAGGGTGGGAGTAATAATAAGCATTGACTTACTACAGGCAGAAACATTCTTTTGTGGGGACACTTTGGAGTTGAGAATAGGTGCAGAGGCCATGTGACTGACAGGGAATTGTATATACTTAGAATTTGAAACACAGACTTCAATAACCTCTTGATATGTATCCTGAGCCTCAGAGCATAATGTCAGCTGTTCCAGATGCCAGAAGTCCACGGTTCATTCTACTCAGTGCCTGCAGTGCTGCCTAAGCTCAGTTATCTAAAGGCCTCCTGGCTTTGTTTGGAAAAGCTCTTTCaatattttcatgttattatgtcctttcttccatttcttttggatttgttgttatagctcaggctggcctagaactctccatcctcccctctcagccttccaagtgctaggattataggtatgcaccactgtgcctgtaATAGCCAATTCTGGCTGTTTTCTAGCTCATATGGTCAAATCTTAGGTCTTAGTTAATATGTTGTattagagttctccagagaaaaagaaactatatCTGTTTAAAAGGACACttgtgtagctcactggtagaatgcttgtctagcatgtgcaaggctctggattcatcctctagcactacaaaagaaactcttttttctaatttcctgcataatttcttctttgagctaTATGTTGTTTGGAAGTATGTAATTTAATACCAATTATTTGAGGTTTTCCTAAATATGTTACTTTTGGGTGTCTAGGTTAATTCCATTAAGAGCAGGGAATGTACTGTGTATGCTTTTAATCCACTAAAGTTTATTGAAATCTGTTTTAAGACCCAACATGGAATGTCCTGGTGAATGGACAGAATGCACTGAAAAAGAATGTCTGCTCTGAAGATGTTGGGTACTGTATACATATCAGTTAGGTCTTGTGGCTGATAGTGTTGTCAGATTGTCATTATTTTCCTGCTTTCTTAAAATCTCTTGTGTTGATTTCAGATAgggtattaaaataataattgtctTGCATTTTATCCATTCTGACCATTGGCGTTTTCAGTCCACTAACCTTGAACTTAGTATGTTTAGATTTACTAATTGATTTTGTCTGTTCCCTGTGTTCTGGGGGTGTGtattgctgaggattgaacccaggcctctcaCTATACCCTCATTTCTTCTTCTAtgctgttttatcttttttttccagacaAGCTTTTGCTATGAAACTGGCCCTCAACTCATGTCTTCCTGCTTtaacctcccaggtgctgggattataggtgtgacccactATAcctggcaggttttttttttttttttttgtgatactggggtttgaattcagggcctcatgcttactaggcaggtactttaccacttgagccattcctacAGCCCTGTTTCGTGttgcatatttttgagataggatctagtgaactatttccccaggctggcttctcactgcaatccttctgatctttgtctcctgaaaaATGGCACtcatttgttgctgttgtttggtttgcagttttggggattgaacctgggtttttttgtgcatgctaggcaagttgtCTACATACAGCCTCAgtctctttttgcatttttttatgtaGAGGTTGCTCTAGGGATTACAATATGCATCTTTAATTTTCCCACCATACTGAGGGAGCAGCATTGCAGCACTTCACACAGTGTAGAAACCTGGCTCCTAAATGGATTGCTCCCTACACTCCTTTTAAGGGTTGGGGTTTCTCTGCACACATATAATCCCATGTTTTGATTCTTTGCTTTGAACACTCATAGGGAGTGAAATCCATCAGCTGCAGGCTTGGAATTTTATCCAAGCCTGAGATTACTTGTTGATAATCTCCTCAATCTTCTCTTACAGATTAACCTAACATGGCTGACCAGCGGCAGCGCTCACTCTCTACCTCTGGGGAATCACTATACCACGTTCTCGGGCTGGACAAGAATGCAACCTCAGATGACATAAAGAAATCCTATCGGTAAGAGGCCGTGCGTGGGCCAGTGTCCCCCCCAGAAGAACACAGGCCCTcatgtagttttaatttacattttaccaAAAATCATTGCATTTAGCATGTAACTGGTTAACAGTTCTGTTGCATCTTTGTATGTGTGGTGATCCTTCTagcttaaaaatgtttattgacgTTCTcttagcaacaacaacaaaaaaaaccacttcgTAGATGTTAACAGCTGTGCACAgtcagaaaagggctggggtctgCCCCTGATGAGACCCTCAGGCACAGTCAGTGCTGTAGAACTTTGCAGTGCTAAAGGGTGTGCTTGCTTTAGTACAGTGGTGAGGTGTCTTCTCTGTCCTGTTCTTCTGATTTCAATAACTTATCtctagggttggaggtgtggctcaaatggtaaagaacctgagttcaaaccccagtactgcttaaaaaaaaaaaaaaaaaagccccaaacttACTTACAGTGTCATGCTGTAACCTAGAAGAGAGGGGGGCATTGTCACCAATTAAGGTGCCTCCAGTAGTCCTCTTGTGTTCTTGCACTACACTGCCATTATTTAACCCCTCTGTGCCTTATTCTCTTGTTAAGCAAATATGCAGTTAGCTAGCTAAGACACTAGAGGTCAGAAGTAAGACTTCCCTTTGAAAGTTTGCGGGAGTGAGTGCTGTGGGTTGAACCCAGCCCTTACTAAGTCAGGGCTCCCTTCCCATGCATGGATGGATTGGGGGAGGTTTGCCCTGAAGCCATGGCAGAGATTTATTTTGACCCTGACATTACAGACCTCTGTAAAGTTGGAGATTGAGTTGATAATGGATAAAAATTTCTTCTCCTGGGCACACTGATGGATGAGCATGAAATGCAAGACCAAGAGAGAGCCAGGAAAtggttttggtttgcaggaagctTGCTCTGAAATATCACCCTGACAAGAACCCCGATAACCCAGAGGCTGCAGACAAGTTTAAGGAGATCAACAACGCCCACGCCATCCTGACAGATGCCACAAAAAGAAACATCTATGACAAGTATGGTTCGCTGGGGCTCTATGTGGCTGAGCAGTTTGGGGAAGAGAATGTCAACACCTACTTCGTGCTCTCCAGCTGGTGGGCCAAGGTGAGGAGGGGGAGCAGGCATCAAGTTGCATGACTCTGAAAGCACTGTGCCTGGTAGAATTGCATATATTGAAGCATCTGTGCATTCGATTCAGGTGCTCCACACTGGAGATATGGTTTCTTGCTTGTGGCCGTCCTTATCCCATGTACTGTGCAGTTGATATGCCAGCCTGTCCATGGCAGGTACACTGCACAGCATGCATGGAGCAGGGTCACACAGAACCATTTGCATCAACATGACTTTCTCTGATGTGTGGCACTTAAGTACTTAAAAGGATTGAGGTAGGAAATAAGCCTTTCATCATAATGTGGACAGGTTTTCTATTATCAAGGAAGATTTCTTGAAATCTAacttcagatttatttttttattaacctTACACTTTCCTTGTCTACATATAAGACCAAAGAGTAAAAATTATCCCCTTGGCTGTTAGCTGTAGGAAGCTGATTTTTGGTTTTTACTGGTCAGCACTCAGTTCCATCTTTATAAATGTCTTCTCTTTAAGCAGCTGATCTCGTTCTGTCTCTCCTGCCTTCCCCTTTCAAGTTCTTTATATGTCCTCATCTGGAAAGCATGCCCTTAGCCTGAGGCACATCTTCTGCAGCTCTTCTCCCTAGGGAGATCCCATGTACTATGGCCTGCAGTGGGCCTTGAGACCACGCAGTGCCAGAATTCTCTCCCCCAGGCCCTGTTCGTCTTCTGCGGCCTCCTCacctgctgctactgctgctgctgcctgtGCTGTTGCTTCAACTGCTGCTGTGGGAAGTGCAAACCTAAGGCACCCGAGGGCGAGGAGACTGAGTTCTACGTGTCCCCTGAGGACCTGGAGGCACAGCTGCAGTCTGATGAGAGGGGTGAGTGCCCGCCCCACGACCATGCGTGTGCGTGGGGTGGAGCCAGCATGGGCCCTGAACAGTGTCAACTGTCTTGTCAAACAGGAGGGCACTGACACTGTGCCGCGAGTGTTTGTGGTGGCAGCTGGGACTGTTGAGGTGTGAACGTGGACACTTGAGGTAAAGCAGGCACAGAGAGCTGTCCCCACCCATGAACTGTGGTAGCCATAGATCCAGGGGACCAAGAGCGGGGAGGGTGGCAGGCAGGTGGGGAGGGTTGAGGGCTGGTGTGACCTGAGGCCACAGAAGAAAGTGTGTTGGGTGGAGTTCAGCGAGTAGCCTCTCCCCCTGAGTATCTATCCAGGTGCCTGAGTGTTGTGACGTGAGGACCGTGTCGATGGGTGCACGGCCCTGCTGCTGCCCTCATACGATGAGGTTGCCTGCTTGCTTTTCAGAGGCCACAGACACACCGATTGTCATACAGCCAGCGTCTGCCACAGAGACCACTCAGCTCACGGCTGACTCCCATCCCAGCTACCATACCGACGGGTTCAACTAAGTCCAGGAGAGGCTGTGATTAGAGGATGAATCAGCACCGGCCACTGCAACCTTAGAATCATGAACTATAGTCACCAAGATGGGGAGGTAGTCACTGGCCTGCTACGGCCGTGCAggcccctcccacctcctcta from Castor canadensis chromosome 5, mCasCan1.hap1v2, whole genome shotgun sequence encodes the following:
- the Dnajc5 gene encoding dnaJ homolog subfamily C member 5 → MADQRQRSLSTSGESLYHVLGLDKNATSDDIKKSYRKLALKYHPDKNPDNPEAADKFKEINNAHAILTDATKRNIYDKYGSLGLYVAEQFGEENVNTYFVLSSWWAKALFVFCGLLTCCYCCCCLCCCFNCCCGKCKPKAPEGEETEFYVSPEDLEAQLQSDEREATDTPIVIQPASATETTQLTADSHPSYHTDGFN